The Temnothorax longispinosus isolate EJ_2023e chromosome 12, Tlon_JGU_v1, whole genome shotgun sequence genome includes a window with the following:
- the LOC139822954 gene encoding type-1 angiotensin II receptor-associated protein has translation MPNLTNLSHFPLKIIFAIHLILVTWGMQGNWCPKSVLFYNLLFFVCIFWAVHSVESDEPLQFAFFINVLSIFLDVITLAVYYPSEYNHASDKFSAALMIINLIVRPVSSIYLLRMGQGRGGNLATVFAPSPAMGYGRQDYEEISHPVPQNSDFEGV, from the exons ATGCCTAATCTAACCAATTTATCCCATTTTCCTTTAAAG aTCATATTTGCAATTCACTTGATCCTGGTAACATG GGGTATGCAAGGAAATTGGTGTCCAAAATCTGTATTGTTCTATAATTTGCTATTCtttgtttgtatattttggGCTGTTCATAGCGTCGAATCAGACGAACCACTGCAATTT gcatttttcataaatgtaCTCTCTATATTTCTCGATGTGATTACGTTAGCAGTCTACTATCCATCAGAATACAACC ATGCGTCTGATAAGTTTAGCGCAGCCCTTATGATCATAAATTTGATCGTTCGTCCTGTCTCGAGTATATACCTGCTGCGAATGGGCCAGGGGAGAGGTGGCAACTTAGCCACAGTATTTGCACCGAGTCCTGCCATGG GTTACGGCAGGCAAGATTACGAAGAAATTTCTCATCCCGTCCCACAGAACTCCGATTTTGAAGGGGTTTAA